Below is a window of Paenibacillus bovis DNA.
TACCGAGTTTCTATTATCCAACACATCAATATAGAAATAATAAGTACCCAGCTTTTTCTTCGTCGGGCGGGATTCGATGCGGGACAGATTCAGCTTGCGCCAGGAGAAAGCAGCTAGCACCTGATGAAGCGCACCTGCAAAGTCTTCTGTAAGAGTAACCAGGATGCTGGTCTTCTGGTGATCCGCGTCTTTGGTAATAGATATAGGCTGGTTACCGATCAGTACAAATCTTGTATGGTTGTTATCATGATCGGTAATCCGGTTCGCTAGTATATCCAGATTATATTTCTGAGCGCCAAGCGTTGTACCGATGGCTGCCCACCCTTTTCCCGGATTCTGACTGACCATCTGCACTGCCTCGGCTGTACTACCTACATGTTCCAGCTCAGCCTGCGGCATCTCTGCACGAATAAATTGAAGGCACTGTGCCATAGCTACAGGATGGGATAAAATTTTGGTTATTTTGGAATAATCCAACTGTCCATCACTGGATACAAATTCGGCATGATTGCCGATCAGATTTTGAATAGAAGGATATACCCACTCTAGCTGCATCGGTATATCGACTTCATGAACCAGCCAATCCATATGAAGAGACACCGAGCCTTCTATGGTATTCTCGATCGGAATTACACTATAGTCTGTCTTTCCTTGCGCTGTAGACATAAAGACATCGGCAATCATTTTGTGATGCGTGATTTCAAGCGGTTGTTCTCCCATGATATGCAGCAATGCTTCATGAGAAACAGAACCGGAGGGTAAAGCTGCTATACGGATCATAGACGTACTTCTCCTTTGACGGTGTCCATAAATGAACTTGATTCGGTATCGTAGTAGTATATAACTCCTCCGGTCACCGGTTCAAGCCATAATGCCTGCGCCTCAATGCCATGAGACTGCATGGTCTGCAGCAAGTAGTCCTCCAGCTGCTGCTTCTGTACAGAATGGCGATCCACAAGTGCAATCATGGTAGGCCCTGCTCCGCTCAGAGCGATTCCCAATGCACCATATTCTGCTGCATACTCCAGAATAGGTTCCATTCCTGGTATAAGTGGTGCACGATAAGGCTGATGCAGACGATCCTGCATCGCCTCCTTGATCATGTCCAGCCTGCCTGACGACAATGCTGCAACAAGAAGAGAGCTGCGGCTGATATTATACACGGCGTCTGCCATCGACAGTTGCGAAGGCAGCACATCGCGAGCTTTGGCTGTCGATAACTGGAATTCGGGTATAACTACGAGAGCCTGTAAAGCTTCTGGAGGCTGTATACCAATACATCTGGCCTGCTCTCCATCCCAAGTAGCTGTTACAATCCCCCCATACAAGGAAGCTCCCACATTATCCGGATGCTTCTCGAATGCTGTTGCCATATGGAGCAGTTCCTCATCTGACAAAAGATGGCCTGTGAGTGCATTCGCCGCTGCCAATGCACCGATCAGAGCAGAAGCACTACTGCCCAACCCTCTTGTCAACGGAATATCCGAGTACATGGTAATTTCCAGTTCGGGTATCGACACGCCCGTCTTTTCGAAAACCGATTGTGCTACTTTATAAATCAGATTGGTCTTGTCTGTAGGTATTCCATACAGCTGATCACCGAGCAGAGTAATAGAAGTCTTCTCTGCTTCTTTTAGTTCCAGCCAGGAATACAGACTCAAAGCCATACCCAGTGTGTCAAAGCCCGGCCCCAGATTGGCTGTGCTCGCAGGTACTGCAACGCGCACAGATTTTCTGCGACTGTATACTTTTTCTGATCCCAGATTACTCATCATTGCATGGCTCCTTTAAATATCTTCTACCCGGTACACACTCTTGATCCGCTGAATAACATCCAGCTGTTCAAAATGCTGCAGCACTTTGTCAAAGTTTGCTTTGCTGGCACGGTGAGTGATAATAACAATCTCTGCATCCGGATTATGCTCATTGGGCTGCTGTACTACTGAAGCCAGGCTGACATCGTATTCGGCAAATACCTGGGTAATCTGGGCGAGTACGCCTGCTTTGTCATCTACATGCAGGAGAATAAAGTTTTTGTAAAATACCTGATCAGTACTTTGCAGCTTTTTGGTTTTGTAAGGTACGATTGCCTTGAGTCCGTTTACGCCCAGCTTCAGGTTTTTGACAACAGCTACCAGGTCAGCAACAATTGAAGTTGCTGTTGGCATTTCACCGGCGCCTGCTCCATAGAACATGGTCTCGCCTACTGCTTCGCCATGAACGTAGACCGCATTGAATACACCATTAACGGATGCCAGTGGATGATTTTGTTTGATCATGGTCGGCTGTACACTAATCGTAATATGTTCATTGGAACTGGTAGCAATCCCCAACAGTTTCATTTCATAACCAAGTTTACGGGCGTAGGTAATGTCTTCCTTGGTCACCGAGGAAATTCCCTGTACGGTAACATCGTCTAATTCGACGTTGGTGCGGAATCCAAGCGTACCGAGAATTGCCATTTTACGGGCTGCATCCAGGCCTTCCACATCGCTGGTTGGATCGGACTCTGCATAGCCCAGGTCCTGGGCTTCTTTGAGGACATCTTCATAAGAAGCACCTTCCTGGCTCATCTTGGTCAGTATGTAATTGGTTGTGCCATTTACGATTCCCATAATTTTCACAATTCGATCAGAAGAAAATCCTTCGATCAATGTACGAATAATCGGGATCCCGCCGGCAACACTGGCTTCATAAAAAACATCGCACTGTTTTTCCTGCGCCTTGGCCAGAAGCTCGGAACCGTGCAGTGCCATAAGATCCTTGTTGGCTGTAACTACATGTTTGCCGCGCTCTAAAGCTTCCAGAATATATTCCTTGGTCTGATCAATACCACCCATAACTTCAACAATGACATCAATCTCCGGATCACGGATAACTTCCCACGGGTCAATCGTCAGCTTGGCAGCATCAATTTCTACACTACGCACCTTATCGGTGCTGCGTACAGCAATCTTCTCAATAACAATCGGTGAACCGACCTGACTGTTCAGATCCTGCTGGTTTCCTTCGACAATTCTTACTACCCCTGTACCTACAGTTCCTAGTCCCAATAATCCTACTTTTACCGGTTTCATATGCTGCTTCCCCTCCTGGGCTGATTTAGGTTGCTATAACTATTGCTATTCATTGTACGGATTAACTGTTATCTGTAAAGCATTGTAAAAAGCAATAATTGTGAAATTATCCCTGTCCAATAATATGGATGTGGCGAACACCGGTCACATTCTGCATGGCTTCTACCATCGTATCCAGATCCTGTGTCAGACGCGATGTCTCCACAGACAGTACAACATTGGCTCTTCCCTGCAGCGGAATACTCTGATGAATCGTCAGCACGTTACCGCCGTATTCCGCCATTAGACCAAGCACATGGGACAAAATGCCGGAGCGATGATCCAGATCAAAAGATACGGTAATAATTTTGTCTCTTTCCAGTCTGTTCAGCGGGTGTATGCCATCTTTGTATTTGTAAAAGGCGCTACGACTAAGGCCGACTTTCTCGACCGCTTCGTTAATTGTGCGGCTCTCACCGGCAGCCAGCAGTTCTTTGACACGCATTGTTTTGAGTACGGCATCAGGTAGTATGTCTTCCCGTACCAAATAATATTTTTCTTTCAAGAACGTCCTCTCCTCAAAGACCCATGTATTCGTATAGTGGACATTATAAAGTAACTCTACCGGTCAGGCAACCTTTTCTTCCAGTAATGTATACCTATAACTGAATATGCAGCGTTACAAAATCCTTTTTTATATACAAAAAAGCCGGAAACCCTGAAGGCTTCCGGCTGATACTGTATTTATCTTCGTTAATGCTGTACAAATAAAAATGATAGATCGGCCGCTTAGAAATAGCTGCTGCCTTCAACAAATTCAAATTCGAATTCGCCAATACGTACAATTGTACCGTCTTTGGCACCACGTTTACGCAGTTCTGCATCGACACCCATATGTCTCATCGTACGTCCCAGCTTCATAATCGCGTCTTCCGAAGTCAGCTGCATACGCTTCATGAGATTCTCGATCTTTTTGCTCTCCACGACAAACATATCGTTCTCGCGGTGCACGGTGAAGCCTTCGTCTTCTTTTTTCTCCAGCTTGTAGACTTTACGTTCGGCTACCTGCTCGACTTCTTCTACCGTAACGATTTCAGGCATCTGATCCAGCATATCGGCTGCTTTGTACAGAAGCTCCTGTATACCCTGACGTGTCAAAGAAGAGATCGGCACGATCTGAATCTCGGGGTTCACTTCGCGAATGCGCTTGGTGAATTCCTCCAGGTTTTCCTGTGCTTCAGCCATATCCATTTTGTTGGCTGCTACAATCTGAGGACGGCTCTCCAATTCGATATTGTAAAGCTTCAGCTCTTCATTGATCTTTTGCCAGTCTTCAAAAGGATCGCGTCCTTCGGAGCCAGATACATCAACGACATGAATAATAACACGTGTACGTTCAACGTGACGAAGGAACTCATGACCCAGTCCGATTCCTTCATGCGCGCCTTCAATCAGTCCCGGCAAATCTGCCATAACAAAACTGCGATCGTCGCCCACAGCAACAACGCCCAAGTTAGGCGTGATCGTCGTAAAGTGATACGCGCCGATCTTCGGCTCTGCTGCAGAAACTACAGACAACAGTGTAGATTTTCCGACACTCGGGAAACCAACCAGACCAACATCCGCCATCACTTTCAATTCCAGTACAATATTGCGTTCCTGACCTTCTTCACCATTTTCAGCCAGATAAGGAGCCGGATTGTTCGGGGTGGAGAAACGTGTATTACCACGTCCGCCGCGTCCGCCTTTAGCTACTACAATCTCCTGATTATGACGGGTCAAATCTGCAAGGATCTCTCCGTTGTCTTCATCAATAATAACGGTACCTGGCGGAATACGTACAATGGTATCCTCCGCACCTGCTCCATGCTGGTTTTTGGTACGGCCTTTTTCGCCGCGCTGGCCTTTGAAGTGACGCTGATAACGAAAGTCCATCAATGTACGCAAACCTTCATCTACACGGAAAATAACGTCTCCACCACGTCCGCCATCACCGCCCGCAGGTCCGCCATTAGGTACATATTTCTCACGACGGAATGAAATGGTACCATTACCACCATCGCCGCCTTTTACAAAAATCTTCGCTTTATCTACAAACATGGATTGCACCTCAACTTTTATAGTACTCTGACTCATGATTATTTCATGAGTATATCCGCTCTTATACGGATGTGCCTGTCTGAATCGGATAGATATGCAGTGAAATAGAAGCAGGATCATCTTCCGGGCGGGTAGCGGTAATATTCGTTCCTTCAATCAGCTGATTGACCGCTGCCCAGATCTGATCCGGCCCGGGATAGACTTCTTCGGGTTCAAATATAAATTGAACTTCTTGGTCATCATTCCGGATAATTATTGATAAGGTGGGGCACTCACCCCAGGACGATCCTCCGCTTGTCTGATAAGCAGAGATCGTCTCTTGAATGACTCGGGTCAATTCCTCACTCTGTTCCGTTCCAAGCCGGTCGGCAAGTGTGATCCCATCTTCTATCTCTACTTCTAACTGAATATCACGGTTTAACGCCTTGAAGGATTGCAAATAAAATATAAGGGGAGGAATACCCAGCTTGGATACCCGGCTGTCCGTCATCATTTGCTCTTTGATTCGCTCGATATTTTCAATGAGCCTATCTCTATTACCGAGCTGAATATAGCCATATAGCAGTTGAAGATCATTCATCCAATCATGACGATGATGACTAAATGCCTCAATCGCTGTGGCATGAATCGTCTCGCTTTGCTGCTGCAATCGTGTATATTCCTGTTTATGATCTAGTGACTGCTGCTTCAATTGCTTATTCTGTTCCAGCATTTGGGTCATTTGCTGCTGTAATTCTTGGGTCTGATGACTATACTGTTCCTGTATTCTGCTTTGAATACTGCGGATGCCCAGCCAATAAGCTGCACCTATCCAAATTGCCAGAACAATATAAGCGGCCACCGAATGAAAACGGTAGGCTACGATCAAAGGTATGATGATTGTTCCAGCCAGTACAGCAGGAACACGGCTAAAATGATTCATGGTTTCTCTCCAATCTTCCGATGGCTTTTTAACCAAGAACAAGTATATCACAATTGTCCGGAAACCATTCTCCAAAACTCAAACCTTATCTGGAAAAAATTGTGTATAACCGTATTATACTTAAATTTTGCTGCATTCTTCAACGGTAAATAAATATAATAAGCCTCCGGCACCAACATGTACCGGAGGCTTATTGATCCTAGTCGTTAGACAGGATTATTGTTCGATTGCTGCTGCTACTGGAGCAACGTCAACCGGGTAGACGCTCACTTTTTTGCGGTCACGGCCCCAACGTTCGAATTTCACGACGCCGTCAACTTTTGCAAACAGTGTATCGTCTTTACCGATGCCCACGTTTGTTCCTGGGTGAATTTTAGTACCGCGTTGACGGAACAAAATGTTACCACCAGTTACGAACTGACCATCTGCACGTTTTGCACCAAGACGTTTGGAGTGGGAATCACGTCCGTTCTTTGTGGAACCTACACCCTTCTTGGAAGCGAACAATTGCAAATTAAGCTTCAACATGTTGTCTACCTCCTTTTTTACGTTAATGTGACTTGCTTTATCTTGATATACTCTCCGTAAGACTCTTCAATACTAGCCAGCATAATCTGCATCGATTCCAGCAGCAACTGAACCTGTTCCTTGGGGCTGTTTTCCGGAAGATCCGGCAAACGTGCACTCAGAAAACCATCCTTCATCTTGGCCTTCATTTCTACACCGGTCAGAGCTTCAACAGAGTTCACTGTACCTACCGTAATGGCAGAAACAGCTGCACATACAATATCTTCTCCATGACCGGCATATCCTGCATGGCCACGTGATGAAAAACCATCAATTGTACCATCTTCGTGACGCTCAATACGTACGATAATCAATTACCGCACCTTCTTATGCTTGGATTTTCTCGATAGTCACTTTAGTATATGGTTGACGATGACCTTGTTTTACGTGGTAGTTCTTTTTAGGTTTGTATTTGTAAACTACAACCTTTTGGCCTTTAACGTGTTTTTCAACTTTCGCTGTCACGCTAGCGCCTTCTACCAGCGGCAAACCAGTTACCAGACCGTCTTCTTTGGATACAGCCAGAACGCGGTCAAAAGTTACGCTGTCGCCATCAGTAGCGTCCAGCTTCTCGATGAACAATACATCGCCCTCTTGCACTTTGTATTGCTTACCACCTGTTTCGATAATTGCGTACATTCTCCTTGCACCTCCTCATGTCTCAGACTCGCCTGATCCAGGTGCCACAGGGAATACCCATGAACTTATACCCGATCGGAGCGGTTGCAGCATGTGAAAGGAGTAATACCCGACACATACCAAATTATTGTAGCACAGCCAAATCAATAAATCAATCTTTTATCCGGGATGCAATTTTGCCGGTTCCATGGCAAGTACTGCATGTTTTGTACATCATGCTGCTTGTTTCTTCCCGTGCTTTTTTGCGGGTCATTTCGAGCATGCCCAGCCGGGTCCAGCCGACAATATGTGTCTTGGTACGATCCTGATAAAGGATCTTTTCCATCGCCTCTATTACCGCATGGCGTCCGTTTTCGCTGTCCATATCGATAAAGTCGACAATAATAATTCCTCCGGTATCACGCAATCGCAGCAGTCTGGCAATCTTCTCTCCTGCCTGGATATTCGTATGAGTCACTGTTTCTTCCAGGGTGGCACCGCTTGTGAATTTGCCGGTATTCACATCAATTACAGTCAGTGCTTCCGTCTGGTCCCATATAATATGACTGCCATTGTCCAGCCAGATCTTGCGCTGAAAATCGCGGTGCAGATGCTCCTGCACTCCCATATGCTGAAAAAGCGGTTCCTGTCCACGGTAGGTCTCTACAGGAATCACAGCATCCGGTGTAACCAGTGTCCGGATAAATTCCGAAGCCCGGTCGGCACATTCGGCCTGATCGGTAATAAAGCGGTCCTCCAGCGGATCAAACACATCCCGGATCATGCGTTCTACAATTCCCAGATCAAGATGCAGCTCTGTTGGTGGTACGCATTTACCGGCCCGGCTGACAATACGATTCCATGTCTCTCGCAGCTGCCGGATATCGGCTGCAATAGCTTCAGGAGGCGCGCCTTCGGATACAGTACGCAGAATCAATCCTTCTTCTCCCTGACGCATTTCTTCACCAAGCTTTTTTAGCCGCTGGCGTTCCTCGTCGGTACTGATCTTTTTGGACACTGCAATATAATCTGCTTCAGGCATATAGACGATCCAGCGACCCGGCAGTGAATAGTGGGTAGTCAGTTTTGCTCCTTTGGTACCGGCAGGTTCTTTGGTTACCTGGACAATAATCTCCTGTCCAGGACTAATCAGATCGGCGATACTCGGCTTGATTTGCGGCTGTTTGTCCATATGGGGATGCAGCACATCGTCTATATACAAAAATCCGTTCTTTTTCTGACCGATATCCACGAATGCAGCCTGTATGCCGGGCAGCACGTTCATGACCTTTCCTTTATAAAAATTACCGGCAATCCCTTTACCAGATGAATGTTCTGAAGCAAATTCAACCAGCTGGCCCTGATCCAGGAGTGCCATCTGTATTTCTTTGGATGTACCACTTACTATCATCTGCTTCATTATGGGGTTCCACCTCTGTTTTCTGAACAAGCTGTCGCTGTATGTGGTTATTTATCTTCTTTTTCTAGACGACAGGTGATAATAAAAGGTTTCAGTTCCTCCACCAGTAACATAGTCCATCCAGCTGGCATTTATTTTTGCGATTTTCCTTGTGTTCCACATTTGGACAAACAAAAAACCGGTACCTGGGTACCGGTTAATCCATATCGTATTTTTCCTGATAAATCTTGATGCTGAGTACAAGTCCAATACTGAACATATTCAGTATAAGAGAAGTTCCTCCATAACTGATAAATGGAAGTGTAATCCCCGTTATTGGCATCAGACCAATCATCATGCCCACATTCTCAAAGATCTGGAATACGAACATACTGACAATACCAACAATAATATAGGAACCCCGCCTGTCATAACACTGCAAGGCGATGAGTATCATTCGATAGATCAGTAGGAAATAAATAACGAGCAGAATGGACGATCCGACGAATCCAAATTCTTCGCCAATCACGACAAAGATCGAATCCGAATACGGATAAGGAACAAATTTATTGTTTTTCAGCTGGCCCTGCATATACCCGTCGCCAAACAGTCCGCCTGAACCGACTGCGATCTTGGCATAACTGGACTGATGTTTTGCATCATCCGAGGCATTTGTCGGATCAACAAACGTATTAATCCGTTCATACCAGTGAGCCTTGTTGTTCTGATATAAATAATCATGAATCTGCTGGTTAAAGGTCGTGAATAATACAACTACCAGTATTAGCCCACCAATAACAACAGTAAGTCCCATAATAACATGCGTATATTTGGTGTTACCAATCCAGAGCATACCTACCAGAATGATCAAGTAAATAATTGCATTTCCCAGATCGGGCTGAATTAAAACAATAAAAAACGGAATACAAACGATTAATGCCGTCGGCAGCAAATCCGAACGAAATCGAAGCGGATCACCATCGCGTTTGCCAAGCAGATAAGCGGTTGTCAAAACAACAACGATTTTGACCATCTCTGCAGGCTGGAACTGGAATCCCGGCAGATTGTACCAGCTTTTGGCACCATTAATCTCGGAACCAAAAGGATACAGCAGCAGCAAAGATACGATACCTATTCCATACAAATACCAGTGCTTGCGCAGCAAAATCCGATAATCGAAAATACTGACTGCAAACATTACCAAAAATCCAAGTCCGTAAAATATTAATGTACGGATATCATAGCCATGGAATTTGGGATCCGGGGCAATCGCACTACGCACGAGCAATGTACTGAACACCATAAATACACCGAGCAGGGTAATAATTCCCCAGTCCAGCTTTTTGAACTTGTTAAGCAAAATCCATCAACCCATTCCAAAAAACTTCTTAAAGCGAGAAAATGCACTTTTTTTCTGATCCATCTGCATTAGCGGTACCGTATCCCCCAGAATTCGGCGGGCAATATTACGATAGGCAATAGCAGCTTTGGAATCAGGATTCATTACGGTAGGCTCTCCGGAATTAGCTGCCTTGA
It encodes the following:
- the pheA gene encoding prephenate dehydratase; the protein is MIRIAALPSGSVSHEALLHIMGEQPLEITHHKMIADVFMSTAQGKTDYSVIPIENTIEGSVSLHMDWLVHEVDIPMQLEWVYPSIQNLIGNHAEFVSSDGQLDYSKITKILSHPVAMAQCLQFIRAEMPQAELEHVGSTAEAVQMVSQNPGKGWAAIGTTLGAQKYNLDILANRITDHDNNHTRFVLIGNQPISITKDADHQKTSILVTLTEDFAGALHQVLAAFSWRKLNLSRIESRPTKKKLGTYYFYIDVLDNRNSVLLNAAIEEIEALGCQVRVLGSYPCYEYNLAGKR
- the thrB gene encoding homoserine kinase codes for the protein MMSNLGSEKVYSRRKSVRVAVPASTANLGPGFDTLGMALSLYSWLELKEAEKTSITLLGDQLYGIPTDKTNLIYKVAQSVFEKTGVSIPELEITMYSDIPLTRGLGSSASALIGALAAANALTGHLLSDEELLHMATAFEKHPDNVGASLYGGIVTATWDGEQARCIGIQPPEALQALVVIPEFQLSTAKARDVLPSQLSMADAVYNISRSSLLVAALSSGRLDMIKEAMQDRLHQPYRAPLIPGMEPILEYAAEYGALGIALSGAGPTMIALVDRHSVQKQQLEDYLLQTMQSHGIEAQALWLEPVTGGVIYYYDTESSSFMDTVKGEVRL
- a CDS encoding Rne/Rng family ribonuclease — encoded protein: MKQMIVSGTSKEIQMALLDQGQLVEFASEHSSGKGIAGNFYKGKVMNVLPGIQAAFVDIGQKKNGFLYIDDVLHPHMDKQPQIKPSIADLISPGQEIIVQVTKEPAGTKGAKLTTHYSLPGRWIVYMPEADYIAVSKKISTDEERQRLKKLGEEMRQGEEGLILRTVSEGAPPEAIAADIRQLRETWNRIVSRAGKCVPPTELHLDLGIVERMIRDVFDPLEDRFITDQAECADRASEFIRTLVTPDAVIPVETYRGQEPLFQHMGVQEHLHRDFQRKIWLDNGSHIIWDQTEALTVIDVNTGKFTSGATLEETVTHTNIQAGEKIARLLRLRDTGGIIIVDFIDMDSENGRHAVIEAMEKILYQDRTKTHIVGWTRLGMLEMTRKKAREETSSMMYKTCSTCHGTGKIASRIKD
- the rplU gene encoding 50S ribosomal protein L21 — protein: MYAIIETGGKQYKVQEGDVLFIEKLDATDGDSVTFDRVLAVSKEDGLVTGLPLVEGASVTAKVEKHVKGQKVVVYKYKPKKNYHVKQGHRQPYTKVTIEKIQA
- a CDS encoding ACT domain-containing protein — its product is MKEKYYLVREDILPDAVLKTMRVKELLAAGESRTINEAVEKVGLSRSAFYKYKDGIHPLNRLERDKIITVSFDLDHRSGILSHVLGLMAEYGGNVLTIHQSIPLQGRANVVLSVETSRLTQDLDTMVEAMQNVTGVRHIHIIGQG
- a CDS encoding FtsW/RodA/SpoVE family cell cycle protein — encoded protein: MLNKFKKLDWGIITLLGVFMVFSTLLVRSAIAPDPKFHGYDIRTLIFYGLGFLVMFAVSIFDYRILLRKHWYLYGIGIVSLLLLYPFGSEINGAKSWYNLPGFQFQPAEMVKIVVVLTTAYLLGKRDGDPLRFRSDLLPTALIVCIPFFIVLIQPDLGNAIIYLIILVGMLWIGNTKYTHVIMGLTVVIGGLILVVVLFTTFNQQIHDYLYQNNKAHWYERINTFVDPTNASDDAKHQSSYAKIAVGSGGLFGDGYMQGQLKNNKFVPYPYSDSIFVVIGEEFGFVGSSILLVIYFLLIYRMILIALQCYDRRGSYIIVGIVSMFVFQIFENVGMMIGLMPITGITLPFISYGGTSLILNMFSIGLVLSIKIYQEKYDMD
- a CDS encoding Spo0B domain-containing protein yields the protein MNHFSRVPAVLAGTIIIPLIVAYRFHSVAAYIVLAIWIGAAYWLGIRSIQSRIQEQYSHQTQELQQQMTQMLEQNKQLKQQSLDHKQEYTRLQQQSETIHATAIEAFSHHRHDWMNDLQLLYGYIQLGNRDRLIENIERIKEQMMTDSRVSKLGIPPLIFYLQSFKALNRDIQLEVEIEDGITLADRLGTEQSEELTRVIQETISAYQTSGGSSWGECPTLSIIIRNDDQEVQFIFEPEEVYPGPDQIWAAVNQLIEGTNITATRPEDDPASISLHIYPIQTGTSV
- a CDS encoding homoserine dehydrogenase: MKPVKVGLLGLGTVGTGVVRIVEGNQQDLNSQVGSPIVIEKIAVRSTDKVRSVEIDAAKLTIDPWEVIRDPEIDVIVEVMGGIDQTKEYILEALERGKHVVTANKDLMALHGSELLAKAQEKQCDVFYEASVAGGIPIIRTLIEGFSSDRIVKIMGIVNGTTNYILTKMSQEGASYEDVLKEAQDLGYAESDPTSDVEGLDAARKMAILGTLGFRTNVELDDVTVQGISSVTKEDITYARKLGYEMKLLGIATSSNEHITISVQPTMIKQNHPLASVNGVFNAVYVHGEAVGETMFYGAGAGEMPTATSIVADLVAVVKNLKLGVNGLKAIVPYKTKKLQSTDQVFYKNFILLHVDDKAGVLAQITQVFAEYDVSLASVVQQPNEHNPDAEIVIITHRASKANFDKVLQHFEQLDVIQRIKSVYRVEDI
- a CDS encoding ribosomal-processing cysteine protease Prp, yielding MIIVRIERHEDGTIDGFSSRGHAGYAGHGEDIVCAAVSAITVGTVNSVEALTGVEMKAKMKDGFLSARLPDLPENSPKEQVQLLLESMQIMLASIEESYGEYIKIKQVTLT
- the obgE gene encoding GTPase ObgE gives rise to the protein MFVDKAKIFVKGGDGGNGTISFRREKYVPNGGPAGGDGGRGGDVIFRVDEGLRTLMDFRYQRHFKGQRGEKGRTKNQHGAGAEDTIVRIPPGTVIIDEDNGEILADLTRHNQEIVVAKGGRGGRGNTRFSTPNNPAPYLAENGEEGQERNIVLELKVMADVGLVGFPSVGKSTLLSVVSAAEPKIGAYHFTTITPNLGVVAVGDDRSFVMADLPGLIEGAHEGIGLGHEFLRHVERTRVIIHVVDVSGSEGRDPFEDWQKINEELKLYNIELESRPQIVAANKMDMAEAQENLEEFTKRIREVNPEIQIVPISSLTRQGIQELLYKAADMLDQMPEIVTVEEVEQVAERKVYKLEKKEDEGFTVHRENDMFVVESKKIENLMKRMQLTSEDAIMKLGRTMRHMGVDAELRKRGAKDGTIVRIGEFEFEFVEGSSYF
- the rpmA gene encoding 50S ribosomal protein L27 yields the protein MLKLNLQLFASKKGVGSTKNGRDSHSKRLGAKRADGQFVTGGNILFRQRGTKIHPGTNVGIGKDDTLFAKVDGVVKFERWGRDRKKVSVYPVDVAPVAAAIEQ